CATAGCCCAGTCCAAGATCTCCAACGCAACGCGCGCGATTGATGCTGACATGGTCGACGGCAAACATGCCAGCGAATTTCTTAATCTGACTTCGGATTTCGGCCGCTCGGGCGTCAGCCCGGACCTGTACGAAGGGACGAGCAAATTGACGGACAAGTACGTGAACGAGGGCCAAGCCAATGCCATCACTTCGGCTATGATTCAAGACGGGACCCTACAGCCGGCAGATCTTGGATTCTCTGTCGCCGATGGGCACAGCCTGGATGCTTCCGATGGAAATCCGGCGGATGCCTTGTATGTAGATGCCAGCGGCAAGGTCGGCATCGGGACGACGACGCCCGCCGCTAAACTCGATATCGAGGACGGAAATAATCGAATGGGCCTGCTCACAGGCAATTCACAGGTCCTAGAGAGCTACCTGAATGACGGCAATGCGTTCATGATCCTGTTCAACAAAGGACGCGGAACCCGGTCTACTCCATCGGCCGTCGCCAACGGCGATCGACTCATGGTGCTTTCCGCGCGCGGGCACGACGGCTCTTTTCCCCGAAATGCTGCAGAAATTCGCGCAGAGATAGACGGAATACCCGGAAATGCTGACATGCCCGGCCGAATCGTCATGGCCACTACGCCTGATGGCTCGGCGGGCACCGTGACGCGCATGACGATTAAGAATGACGGCAACATCGGCATCGGAACCATATCGCCGGGTGAAAGGCTTGAGGTCGCCGGCACTGTCAAGATGACGGGATTCAAATTGCCAACCGGCGCGAGCAATGGCTATGTACTGACCAGCGATGCCTCCGGCACCGGCGCCTGGCAACCCGCCGCCGGAGGACTGGGAGGAAGCGGCACCGCCGATTATGTCGCCAAATTCACAGGCCATACCCAGCTCGGGCCATCCTTGATCTATGAATCCAATGGGAAAATCGGCATCGGCACCCCCTCTCCCAACAACCTGCTTACCCTGCGTTCTCCCGGCCCTTGGATCGAGTTTCAGGACTCTGACGGAGGTAACAACTGGTTGGCCGGCGTCTATGGCGGCAGTCATTTTGCACTCACTGAGGCTATGCCGAATATGTCGGCCACCCCCAGGATCATTGTGCAGGAAGGCGGAAATGTGGGAATCGGCACACAGAACGCAACCAATCTGCTTACGGTGGTGCAACATTCCGCCACCGATCCCATCGCCGATGCCTGGACGGTCTACAGCTCAAAACGGTGGAAACGCGCTATTCAGCCGCTCCAGGGAGCGCTCGACAAGGTGCAGCAGCTGCGGGGTGTTTCTTTCGAGTGGATCGCTGACGGCAGAAAAGACATCGGACTGATCGCCGAAGAGGTCGGTCAGATCCTGCCGGAAATTGTGGTCTACGAAGACAACGGTCAAGATGCTCAATCAGTCGATTACGGTCGCATTGTCGCCGTGCTTATTGAAGCGATGAAGGAACAGCAAAAGGAAATCGCATTACTCAGAGAGCAGGTGGAAGCGTTGTCGCACATCAAATAAAAAGCAGGACTGCAGGAGAATGCTCTATTGCCGGACTCATCTCATTTACAGACGGGTACACATGTCATCCTCAGTTTGGTGCATCCATAAGGGATCATCTCAACGATCTGAGACAGAGAATCGGTTGTTCCCGGATTCCCATAAGTCATGGGTGTATTTCTCTGGTTATCCCAGTATCTGCCACAGGCGTAATTTGAAATGTGCATAGGCACTTCAAGCATGATCGGACTGTCGTCCCAAGGATATTCTGACTCTGATAGTTTTTACAATCGCCCCTGCCCTGTTCAAATCAGTCGGCTTACGGTATAAAATGACGGATGAACCGGTTTCTCCTTGGCCGGAACAGAGCCCTCAGACCCGGTCCAATCCTTAGATAGTGGAGTTAGACGAATCATCATCGACAAATGGACAAAAAAGTAAATGAGGGGAATTGCAAAATGGATAGACAATGACAAGAATCTTGCTAGCAGACACGACTTAGAAAGCCGATGTCTTAACGGGCTCTTTTATCGGCCGCAGCCGCGACACCGCCTCCCTGCCGTAAGCTCAGAGGGAGCTTTCCACAAACCCAAGTGGCGCTATATTATTTCAACCACATCCTTCTGGTAATACTCTTAAAAACCGATGAGCTTCCTATCCCCGCGACCTATAACGACAGGATCCGAACATCCCAGATGAATCCACCTTCTTTCTCTTCTTGATCCCTTCCGTCCACCCTACCAGGTCTTGGTGAAATCCTCTTTTTCTGAATCTTGATGGATATCGATGAAATAGCTGTCATATTTTTCCAAGAGCATCAATGGATCGCGGCGGAACAAGCGGGAGATGAGCGCCAGGGGAAAGAGGACGCCGTAGAACACCACCGTCAGCACGATCTTGGGAACGACCATCCCTAATAGATCGACCAGTTGCATCCAGATCCAATGAATTTTTTCACTCAACCATGGGGAAAAAACACCAATCAGCCCGAGGAGAAATGAAAAAACGATCCATCCTTTCCAGCTGACAATAAGATACAGGGCCAAGCATCCTGTCGAAAGGACCAACAGGGTCGATTTCGCCGCATCTTTGTTCATGGCGCAGGTTCCGATGTTAAAACAAAGTGTAGATAAAGGGGGCGATGGCTGTGCCGCTGCCGAAGACGATCAACACGCCCAAAAGCAGGAGCAAGAGGATGATCGGCGCCAACCAGAATTTTT
This sequence is a window from bacterium. Protein-coding genes within it:
- a CDS encoding tail fiber domain-containing protein, with protein sequence MKRLTVFPCATLLVLTLVCLSSAQIPRLLNFQGCLTDDSGTALVDGPYELTFSLYDMESAGTPVWTERHADVMVSSGLFQVNLGENMPLTLNFQQAYWLGIKIGDNPELVPRIRLTASAYSFHAIHADSLRGFAVSDTPMARTFFPLGADGKFPASVLPTGMPPGSHAATHQEGGVDPLSITSAMIKDSTIQQQDLAFAVPNRFTLSAADGSPAQAVTVDNSGQVGVGTTNPKARLHVTSDSGHVGYFLLTDSHASEHILHAEYTGAAPAGGGDPVAVYGKTDVHSEHGIGGYFQGSQVGIAAYTGKVVIPGNTYYGVKGITEFSAADAVNPFYGIYGLARSQGTNYGVYGEAEPVETEFGYNGTSYGVYGKAPSAGWAGYFDGRLFAAGNVGLGVSNPVEKLQVAGTIYSTNGGFKFPDGTVQTTAAAGSGSGTGDITAVLATGGLAGGGVSGDVTLSIAALGVTNEKLADNAVTAAKIADGQISNAAISSTAGIAQSKISNATRAIDADMVDGKHASEFLNLTSDFGRSGVSPDLYEGTSKLTDKYVNEGQANAITSAMIQDGTLQPADLGFSVADGHSLDASDGNPADALYVDASGKVGIGTTTPAAKLDIEDGNNRMGLLTGNSQVLESYLNDGNAFMILFNKGRGTRSTPSAVANGDRLMVLSARGHDGSFPRNAAEIRAEIDGIPGNADMPGRIVMATTPDGSAGTVTRMTIKNDGNIGIGTISPGERLEVAGTVKMTGFKLPTGASNGYVLTSDASGTGAWQPAAGGLGGSGTADYVAKFTGHTQLGPSLIYESNGKIGIGTPSPNNLLTLRSPGPWIEFQDSDGGNNWLAGVYGGSHFALTEAMPNMSATPRIIVQEGGNVGIGTQNATNLLTVVQHSATDPIADAWTVYSSKRWKRAIQPLQGALDKVQQLRGVSFEWIADGRKDIGLIAEEVGQILPEIVVYEDNGQDAQSVDYGRIVAVLIEAMKEQQKEIALLREQVEALSHIK